A region of Mustela lutreola isolate mMusLut2 chromosome 17, mMusLut2.pri, whole genome shotgun sequence DNA encodes the following proteins:
- the PLK1 gene encoding serine/threonine-protein kinase PLK1 isoform X2 yields MSAAATAGKLARAPADPGKAGGPGGAAPGAPAAAPPAKEIPEVLVDPRSRRRYLRGRFLGKGGFAKCFEISDADTKEVFAGKIVPKSLLLKPHQKEKMSMEISIHRSLAHQHIVGFHGFFEDNDFVFVVLELCRRRSLLELHKRRKALTEPEARYYLRQIVLGCQYLHRNRVIHRDLKLGNLFLNEDLEVKIGDFGLATKVEYDGERKKTLCGTPNYIAPEVLSKKGHSFEVDVWSIGCIMYTLLVGKPPFETSCLKETYLRIKKNDYSIPKHVNPVAASLIQKMLQTDPTARPTIHELLNDEFFTSGYIPARLPITCLTIAPRFSIAPSSLDPNSRKPLTVLNKGTENPMPERPREKEEPGVRETNEVVDCHLGDMLQQLHSVNASKPSERGLVRQEEAEDPACIPIFWVSKWVDYSDKYGLGYQLCDNSVGVLFNDSTRLILYNDGDSLQYIERDGTESYLTVSSHPNSLMKKITLLKYFRNYMSEHLLKAGANITPREGDELARLPYLRTWFRTRSAIILHLSNGCVQINFFQDHTKLILCPLMAAVTYIDERRDFRTYRLSLLEEYGCSKELASRLRYARTMVDKLLSSRSAANRLKASS; encoded by the exons ATGAGTGCGGCGGCAACTGCAGGGAAGCTGGCGCGGGCACCAGCGGACCCAGGGAAAGCCGGGGGTCCCGGAGGTGCAGCTCCCGGGGCCCCGGCTGCTGCTCCGCCGGCGAAAGAGATCCCGGAGGTCCTAGTGGACCCGCGCAGCCGGCGGCGCTACCTGCGGGGACGCTTTCTGGGGAAGGGAGGCTTTGCTAAGTGCTTCGAAATCTCGGACGCTGACACTAAGGAGGTGTTCGCGGGCAAGATCGTGCCTAAGTCTCTGCTGCTCAAGCCGCACCAGAAGGAGAAGATGTCCATGGAGATATCCATTCACCGCAGCCTCGCCCACCAGCACATCGTAGGCTTCCACGGCTTTTTCGAAGACAATGACTTCGTATTCGTGGTGTTGGAGCTCTGCCGCCGGAGG TCTCTCCTGGAGCTGCACAAACGGAGGAAAGCACTGACCGAGCCGGAAGCCCGCTACTACCTTCGGCAGATTGTCCTTGGCTGCCAGTACCTGCACCGAAACCGGGTTATTCACCGGGACCTCAAGCTGGGCAACCTTTTCCTGAATGAGGATCTGGAGGTGAAAATAG gGGATTTTGGACTGGCAACCAAAGTGGAATATGACGGGGAACGCAAGAAGACCTTGTGCGGGACTCCCAATTACATAGCTCCTGAGGTGCTGAGCAAGAAAGGGCACAGTTTCGAGGTGGACGTGTGGTCCATTGGGTGTATCAT GTATACATTGTTAGTGGGCAAACCACCTTTTGAGACCTCTTGCCTCAAAGAGACCTACCTCCGGATCAAGAAGAATGACTACAGTATTCCCAAG CATGTCAACCCTGTGGCCGCCTCCCTCATCCAGAAGATGCTTCAGACAGATCCTACTGCCCGCCCCACCATTCATGAGCTGCTCAATGACGAGTTCTTTACTTCCGGCTACATCCCTGCCCGACTCCCCATCACCTGTCTCACAATTGCACCCCGGTTTTCTATTGCTCCCAGCAGTTTGGACCCCAACAGCCGGAAACCTCTTACAGTCCTCAATAAAG GCACGGAGAACCCCATGCCTGAGCGGCCCCGGGAAAAAGAGGAGCCAGGAGTCCGGGAGACCAATGAGGTGGTTGACTGCCACCTGGGCGATATGCTACAGCAGCTACACAGCGTCAATGCATCCAAGCCCTCAGAGCGGGGGCTGGTGAGGCAAG AGGAGGCTGAGGATCCTGCCTGCATCCCCATCTTCTGGGTCAGCAAGTGGGTGGACTATTCGGACAAGTACGGCCTCG gGTACCAGCTATGTGACAACAGCGTGGGGGTGCTCTTCAATGACTCGACACGCCTGATCCTCTACAATGACGGTGACAGCCTGCAGTACATAGAGCGCGATGGCACTGAGTCCTACCTCACCGTGAGCTCACATCCCAACTCCCTGATGAAGAAG ATCACCCTCCTGAAGTATTTCCGGAACTACATGAGTGAACACTTGCTGAAGGCGGGGGCCAACATCACGCCCCGGGAAGGCGATGAGCTCGCCCGGCTACCCTACCTGCGCACCTGGTTTCGCACCCGCAGTGCCATCATCCTGCACCTCAGCAATGGCTGTGTGCAGATCAACTTCTTCCAG GACCATACCAAACTCATCCTGTGCCCACTGATGGCAGCAGTGACCTACATCGACGAGAGGCGGGACTTCCGCACATACCGCCTGAGCCTGCTGGAGGAATATGGCTGCTCCAAGGAGCTGGCCAGCCGGCTCCGCTATGCCCGCACCATGGTGGACAAGCTGCTGAGCTCCCGCTCGGCCGCCAACCGTCTCAAGGCCTCCTCGTAG
- the PLK1 gene encoding serine/threonine-protein kinase PLK1 isoform X1 yields the protein MSAAATAGKLARAPADPGKAGGPGGAAPGAPAAAPPAKEIPEVLVDPRSRRRYLRGRFLGKGGFAKCFEISDADTKEVFAGKIVPKSLLLKPHQKEKMSMEISIHRSLAHQHIVGFHGFFEDNDFVFVVLELCRRRSLLELHKRRKALTEPEARYYLRQIVLGCQYLHRNRVIHRDLKLGNLFLNEDLEVKIGDFGLATKVEYDGERKKTLCGTPNYIAPEVLSKKGHSFEVDVWSIGCIMYTLLVGKPPFETSCLKETYLRIKKNDYSIPKHVNPVAASLIQKMLQTDPTARPTIHELLNDEFFTSGYIPARLPITCLTIAPRFSIAPSSLDPNSRKPLTVLNKGTENPMPERPREKEEPGVRETNEVVDCHLGDMLQQLHSVNASKPSERGLVRQEEAEDPACIPIFWVSKWVDYSDKYGLGYQLCDNSVGVLFNDSTRLILYNDGDSLQYIERDGTESYLTVSSHPNSLMKKVSASRWLVAAWSGAAEREARAGRLGSNSGLPPSFSNQITLLKYFRNYMSEHLLKAGANITPREGDELARLPYLRTWFRTRSAIILHLSNGCVQINFFQDHTKLILCPLMAAVTYIDERRDFRTYRLSLLEEYGCSKELASRLRYARTMVDKLLSSRSAANRLKASS from the exons ATGAGTGCGGCGGCAACTGCAGGGAAGCTGGCGCGGGCACCAGCGGACCCAGGGAAAGCCGGGGGTCCCGGAGGTGCAGCTCCCGGGGCCCCGGCTGCTGCTCCGCCGGCGAAAGAGATCCCGGAGGTCCTAGTGGACCCGCGCAGCCGGCGGCGCTACCTGCGGGGACGCTTTCTGGGGAAGGGAGGCTTTGCTAAGTGCTTCGAAATCTCGGACGCTGACACTAAGGAGGTGTTCGCGGGCAAGATCGTGCCTAAGTCTCTGCTGCTCAAGCCGCACCAGAAGGAGAAGATGTCCATGGAGATATCCATTCACCGCAGCCTCGCCCACCAGCACATCGTAGGCTTCCACGGCTTTTTCGAAGACAATGACTTCGTATTCGTGGTGTTGGAGCTCTGCCGCCGGAGG TCTCTCCTGGAGCTGCACAAACGGAGGAAAGCACTGACCGAGCCGGAAGCCCGCTACTACCTTCGGCAGATTGTCCTTGGCTGCCAGTACCTGCACCGAAACCGGGTTATTCACCGGGACCTCAAGCTGGGCAACCTTTTCCTGAATGAGGATCTGGAGGTGAAAATAG gGGATTTTGGACTGGCAACCAAAGTGGAATATGACGGGGAACGCAAGAAGACCTTGTGCGGGACTCCCAATTACATAGCTCCTGAGGTGCTGAGCAAGAAAGGGCACAGTTTCGAGGTGGACGTGTGGTCCATTGGGTGTATCAT GTATACATTGTTAGTGGGCAAACCACCTTTTGAGACCTCTTGCCTCAAAGAGACCTACCTCCGGATCAAGAAGAATGACTACAGTATTCCCAAG CATGTCAACCCTGTGGCCGCCTCCCTCATCCAGAAGATGCTTCAGACAGATCCTACTGCCCGCCCCACCATTCATGAGCTGCTCAATGACGAGTTCTTTACTTCCGGCTACATCCCTGCCCGACTCCCCATCACCTGTCTCACAATTGCACCCCGGTTTTCTATTGCTCCCAGCAGTTTGGACCCCAACAGCCGGAAACCTCTTACAGTCCTCAATAAAG GCACGGAGAACCCCATGCCTGAGCGGCCCCGGGAAAAAGAGGAGCCAGGAGTCCGGGAGACCAATGAGGTGGTTGACTGCCACCTGGGCGATATGCTACAGCAGCTACACAGCGTCAATGCATCCAAGCCCTCAGAGCGGGGGCTGGTGAGGCAAG AGGAGGCTGAGGATCCTGCCTGCATCCCCATCTTCTGGGTCAGCAAGTGGGTGGACTATTCGGACAAGTACGGCCTCG gGTACCAGCTATGTGACAACAGCGTGGGGGTGCTCTTCAATGACTCGACACGCCTGATCCTCTACAATGACGGTGACAGCCTGCAGTACATAGAGCGCGATGGCACTGAGTCCTACCTCACCGTGAGCTCACATCCCAACTCCCTGATGAAGAAGGTGAGCGCCAGCCGGTGGCTGGTGGCCGCGTGGTCTGGGGCGGCCGAGAGGGAGGCACGTGCAGGGCGGTTAGGCTCTAActctggcctccctccctccttttccaaCCAGATCACCCTCCTGAAGTATTTCCGGAACTACATGAGTGAACACTTGCTGAAGGCGGGGGCCAACATCACGCCCCGGGAAGGCGATGAGCTCGCCCGGCTACCCTACCTGCGCACCTGGTTTCGCACCCGCAGTGCCATCATCCTGCACCTCAGCAATGGCTGTGTGCAGATCAACTTCTTCCAG GACCATACCAAACTCATCCTGTGCCCACTGATGGCAGCAGTGACCTACATCGACGAGAGGCGGGACTTCCGCACATACCGCCTGAGCCTGCTGGAGGAATATGGCTGCTCCAAGGAGCTGGCCAGCCGGCTCCGCTATGCCCGCACCATGGTGGACAAGCTGCTGAGCTCCCGCTCGGCCGCCAACCGTCTCAAGGCCTCCTCGTAG